The DNA region TGATAGTTAAGCCCTGAATCCTTAATTGATTGGACTGCAGCCGTTACATAATCTTTACATTCTGTAGTTTCGGTTCCGACAGGCAATATTGCAAAATCACACGTAATCATTTTTATCACCAGTAAAATTATTTATTTAACTTTGTATAAATCAATTTAGTAATGGTTAAATTAAACAAAGAAGAATTCAATGAGCACATTTTCACAAGGATTAACAACTTGATTTCCGATTATGAATTAATCAAGGAAGATGAATTGATTGCTGTTGCACTTTCTGGAGGAAAGGATAGTGTATTGACTTTACATGCATTGAAAAATTACCAAAACTTCCTGGATTTTGATTTGGTGGCAATCAGCGTTGATGAAGGCATTGAAGGGTATAGACAACATGGAATTGATTCGGCCGTTAACAATGCTAAAGAGTTGGGTGTTGAGCTTGTCCAAAAGTCATTTAAAGGTGAAGAGGGCTTTGCTTTGGATGACATTTATCAGGACTTTAAAAGTGCATGCATCCCCTGTGGGGTCTTTAGAAGGAATATCCTAAATAAAACAGCTTATGAGTTGGGTGCAGTCAAGATAGCTACTGGCCATAATCTGGATGATGAGATTCAATCCTTTTTAATGAGTTTTGCACGGGGAGACACGGTTAAATTCTCTAAGTTCGGCCCTGAACTTGATGTGATTCACCCAAAATTGGTTCCAAGGATTAAACCTTTATGGAACACTCCTGAAAAGGAAGTTGGCATGTGGGCAGTATTGAATGATATTGATATTCATCTTGATGAGTGTCCTTATTCTCATTTGTCTTTGAGGGCTAAAATTAAAGAGTTTTTGAATGTTAATGAAGATAAGTATCCTGGAATTAAAAGTAATGTGATGGAATCTTTTCAAAAGATATTGACATTTGAAAATGATATCTCAACAAGCCTCAATGAATGTGAAGTTTGCGGTGAGCCGACTTCATCTGATGTTTGCAAGGCTTGTGAGTTAAAGGATTTAATTTCTCAAAATTGCGAAGGCCATATATAATATGAAAAATGCAACAAGTATTGCTCCTTCTCTTTTATCGAATTTTGATTGTGTTTTACCAAATATGAAACATAATATTGTAACAAATACCATGAATATGACATCTATTAGCATGCTTGAGTCTAAAGGTATTGCACTTATGGCGCTGCTCGCACCCAATACGAATAATATGTTGAAGATATTTGATCCAATTACATTTCCTATAACTAGCTGATTTTCCCCTTTCTTTAAAGCGGTAAGTGATGTTACAAGTTCGGGCAAAGAGGTACCAACTGCCACAATGGTTAAACCTACCAATGTTTCACTCATTCCGAAGGCGATTGCTATATTTGAAGCGCTATCAACAACCAAATCTCCTCCAAGCACGATTCCAACAATCCCAACTATTATGAATATGATGCTTTTTGGAAGACTATATTTCGGTTTTTCCACTTCGCTGGATTTTTTTGATTTGCGTGAATTGATTACTAAATAGGCGATATATGCAATCATTATTATGAGCAAGATTATCCCTTCGATTGAGGAAATGTCCCAACCGATAATGATAAATGCTGCAAATAGAATTGTGATACCAACGAGGAATGGCAAATCTTTATTTAAAACCTCTTTTTCCATCAGTAATTCGCCAAGCAATGCTGAAAGACCGATTACCATTAGTATGTTAAACAGATTACTTCCAATTACGTTACTTACCGCCATGGCATTGCTGCCTGTCAATGAGGATGTAATTGAAACGGCCGCTTCAGGAGCACTTGTCCCTAAAGCAACAATAGTCAAACCAACAATGATTGTAGGTATTTTCAAAAGTGAAGCAATGCTACTTGCTCCATCTACAAAGAAATCTGAACCTTTAATTAAAAATAAGAATCCTACAAGCAATAAAACAACTTGAATAATTATCGATGCATCCATTATTCTACCTCTTCATCCTCTTCAGGGCCCAAATCAGTAACGATTACTTTATCTATTTGGTGCCCGTCCATGTCTATAATTTCAAAAATAAATCTACCGCATTCATATTTGTCCTCTTCATCGGGGATAGTTCCGCTTATGCTGAGGATAAGTCCTGCCAAGGTAGTATAATTGTCTTCTTCCTCATCAGGCAATGAATCCTTAAAGTCGAATAGTTCCTTAAATCTGTCAATAGGGTATCTTCCATCTATTAACCATGTTCCGTCATCTCTTTGAACCGCTTTAGGTTCGTCATCCTCGTCAATTCCCGGAATGTCTCCCACGATGCCCTCAAGCAAATCATTTAAAGTGATTAGACCTTCCACACTTCCGAATTCATCGACTACGAGGGACATGTGAACATATTCCTGATTTTCTTTAAATTCCTTAAGCAATTCTAACGTTTCGAGATGTTCGGAGACTACCAATGGCTCTTTTACAATTTTTTGAACATCAAATTTCTCTCCTGTGAACATCATTGAGAGAATATCCTTTGCTTGAACTACTCCAATGAAGTCATCAAGTTCTCCGGATGCGATAGGAAAGATTGATCTGCGGCTTTCAATGATTTTTACCTTATTGATTTCCCTGTCGTCTTCCAAATCAATCCAGATAATCTCGTTTCTTGGGGTCATGATACTTTCGACTTTTTGGTCGTCAAGCTTGAAAACCCTTTTGATGATGTCTTCCTCTTCTTTTTCGATGGTTCCGTCTTCCCTACCTTCCTGAATCATTAGTTCTATTTCCTCTTCTGTAACCAAATCATTGTTCTTATTTTCTATTCTCATTAACCATAACAGAAAACTGCTGGATTTAGCTAAAACGAAACTGACAGGTTTTGAAATTTTTGATAGAATCACCATGCTTTTTGCAACTTTCAAGGCAACTCTTTCAGGGTCATTTAAAGCGATAACTTTTGGAACAATTTCCCCAATGACCAATGTAAGGTAGGTAGTGACGATTACAACAATAGCTACACTGATAGGTTCGCTGTAAGGAATAAATGAAATGTATTTTGAAAGGGGTTCTGCCAATGTTACTCCACCAAAGGCCCCAGTCAAAACGCCGATTAGTGAAATTCCGATTTGCACGGTTGATAAAAATTCGTTAGGGTCTTCCAATAAGTCAAAAACAATTTGGGCGTTTTTATTCCCTTCTTCTAAGTATTTTTGCATTTTCGCTTTTCTGATGGATACAACGGCCAGTTCAGCCATTGATAGGTATCCAGTAAGGATTATTAAAATTAATATTATAATTATCTCGAGTGTCGTTCCAATCATTTCTAACAAACCATTAAAAATTATAAATCACTGGCTAGTTGAAAGTCAGTATTTCCATATATCGCATCCTGCATTTGCTGGACCGCAAGGGACGCTTCTTCTCTTGTGGCTACCTTTTTAAATATTCTCCTTTGTTTGACCTTTAGTGTTTTCCCGCAAACGCATTTTCGAGTTGCCACTCCTTTTTTTGCATATAATACACGACCGCAGTCGCAACGAAATATGAGATACATGATAGTTTTTCCAATAAAATTTATAGTAATTATTATTTAATCAATATATTATATAAAATTATCATTACATGCCAAATATTTTCATGAATAATGGTATGAAAACTTTGGATGGCAGAATAACTAATGTTGCAATGCTAACTCCCAGGTTAGTTCCGATTACAACCAATAATATTCTAAAGATATTGTTGTTCCACAAATCCCTGAAACTTTTGACTTTTGCTAGATTTCGAATATCTCTTTGCCTGACCTTTCTGTATTTTGCTTCAGTTAAACCTGAAAACCATCCTGCAGCAAGTAGGGGGTGTATGATTGTCAATGGTGCCACCAATCCTCCGACTATTGCGGATTGTATTTTTGATCCGGAAAGGATAGATCCGACAAAGCCCATTATCATGCTTATAACAATAAAATCATAGATGTTCCAGGTTATGTTTATCCCATTAAAATATGCCAGAAAAAATATCACAACAAATAAGATTGGAATTAGGGCCAAAAATATTTTAAGCCATGGAATTCCTTTTTTTTCATCGATTTTTTCCAAATCTCTAAATGGAGGCAGTGTTTCGGGATTGTCCAGGTATTTTTCAATACCTGGCTTGTGGCCAGCTCCGACTACTGCAATCACATGGTCTTGAGGTATTTGAAGTATTCTTCCCGCAAGATACGCGTCCCTTTCATGAACAAGGACTTCATAAACGCTTGGAGCTTCATCCTTAAACATTTCCATCAAATCATCAAGATTGTCTGGATTTTTCAGCTCTTCAATGTCAACCTCTTCGTCATCTCCAAATCCTAAAACGGAAGCTAAAAGTCCAAACATGAACTTGGCTTTCTCAAAAAATCCCATTTTATTCAAGGCTCTTTGCAATGTTGTGCTTATGTCCCTATCAATAAGGGCAATTGGGATTTCCAAGTCTTCAGCAGCTTCAATAGCCCCAATCATTTCAGAACCCGGTTTGACGTCAACGTCCGCTCCAATCTTAGACTGGAAATATCCAAGAAGTGTTGTGGTTAAAAATAATCCTACTTTGTTGTCTTTAATGATTTGGGTGACAGATATTGTATCATCTTCTTCAATCCCCGCCATTTCCTTTTTTAAACGAGTATATCTGCCTCTATCCAGTTCAATAGCCACTACTTCGGGATGTTGTTCGTAAATAGCATCTTTTACTTCATCCACACTGTCTGCAGAGACATGAGCAGTACCTATTATTGTTAAGCATTCTCTTTTCATTAAAATAACACTTCTTCATTAAATTTTATTATCTAATTATTATTGGATTTTAAATATATAAAGTTAATCTTTGATTAATTTCAGTTCATTATTTTCATAGATTGCCACATTATCGCATATGTTTTTTTGACAACAGTATGCAATGTCTTTTTTATATCCAAGTTTGGCCAGACGCATTCCTGTTCGTGAGTTATAGAATCCTGCCTTTAAGGAGTTATAGTCTCTGCTTGCAATGATTGCCGCTTTAGCCAGATCATTTATTTCATACTCTTCTAGGTTTTGGCAAATCCAGTATAGGATTTCACCGCAGGACAGGAAATCCTCAAGCGCAAATTTTCCCTTAACTCCTGCCATGACAACATCAATGTGGTTGTTGGCAATTTCCGTTGATTTCTCTCCTGCCGCCTTTGCATTCACAAGGCATCCAACAAGGACTTTTGAGTTCATGTTTTCAAGAATCCTTGTTCCATTGGTGGTGGTCAAAATCAAGGTTTTCTTTTCTGTTTCATATTTTTCAACAGATTCCGGGGAATTTCCAACATCAAACCCTTCGATTTTTTCTCCGTTACGTTCTCCAGCAATAACTCCATCAAACTCCTCTTTGAGTTTAAAAGCTTCCTCTGGTGTAGAGCAGGGGATCACCCTTTCAAAATTATTGAATGCAGAGGTTATTGTAGTGCTTGCCCGAAGGGCATCAACCATTATGGATACATCTTCACTGATTGTTGTCTCAAAACTCAATGTGACTTTCATGAAGTAATTTATATTAAATAATGATATAATAATATTATGAAAATTGTCACAACACCAATGTGTGAGGAAATTGTTAAGTTAGCGGGCATTGATGATTATAGTGTAAACAGACATCCTGATGAAGAGGATGGGGATTTAGCTATTTTATTATCTGAAAGTAAGGTGCAAATGGAGTCTCTACCCATTAAGCTCAATACTCCTTCACAAATATTTGAAAGCATTCGAAAAGTGTCTGAGATAGGTCCGAAAGAATTGTCTGATGAGGAAATTTTATCTTTTTTTGATGAGTATGAACTGTCCAAGAAATATTTGAATTCCAGTTTTACAAGGGATATGAATATTAAGGTATACTCTGAATTTTTAAAGGATATAGTTTTGGATATGGGATTTAATTTAGACTCTGAAAACTTTGATTATGTTGTTTATCCGGATTATTTGAAAAGCAAAGTTCTGGAAGATGAAAACTTGGTTGAAATCCCATCCCATGGGGGGATTTCTAAAAATCCATTTGAAAGAATCGAAGTGAGATATGCTATTTTAGAAAGTTTAATATAGATATTCCATTAATATATTATATTACTATTAATTGCATTTTTTGAGAGTTGTTAATATGTATGAAACATTAACATTTACTGGTGGAGTTCACAAAAGTGAAGAGATAAAGGAACTTATTGAAGATTTGGGAGGATTTATTCTTCAAGAAAGCATTCAACAAATGGAATTGGTATTGAATATTGCAGTTCCTTTAGAAGATGTTGATAAAATTGAAGTGAAATCTAAAGAGTTATTGGGAAAATTATCCGTTGCTCCTATGGCTGGTTCTGAAATAGCTATTGTTTCTCCAACCCTTGCAAGACACCATTTGCCTCATGCCGCATGTGACATTTCCGAGTATTTGCGTGAGTATGGTGCAAAGGATAACATGATTGGTCTTGCAAGAGGGGATGGAAAAGGCACTTCTGGAATTACTGAAGAGGAAAAATCATTGATTGAAGAGCATGATATAGCTATTTTTGCATTAGGCAGCTTTGAAAACTGCATAAAGGAAAAGTCATTTTTATATGATGATATAACCATTCCGGTTATTGTGACAGGAGCTCCCGATATTGATGTTGAGGAACTCCCTGGTGCTGATGCATATGTTGGAGACTTGGGCAGGATTCCAAGAAGGCTTAGAAGGGGTCCGGATATCCGCGCACTCGATAAGCTAGTCGAAACAACTGAAAAGATTTTAAATGATAGAAAACGTGAAATGGTTCTTGATCCACCATTAGTACCGTCTATCGTTGTTAAAAATGCAATTGAAAATCAGGTAAGGGAAATTAAGGATGTAATTTCTCCAGCACCGGTAACCTCTCAACTGGACGGAGTTCGTGTAAAATTAAATTATGATAAACATGCTGATACAATAGCGAATGTGGTCATTGACGGCAGGAAATTGTCCGAAATTGCAGACATTAAAAAATCATTCATGTATGACTATATTCTGGTTAAAATCAATAGTGAGAGTTCTCTTGTAGAGGATTCAAACTAATTTCTTTTTTTTTATTTTATTATCCTCATCCCGAAGAAGTTTATAGCATCCACCAAATCGTTGAATTGTTCCAGTTCTCTTTCTATGACATTTTCATCAGTCATGTCTATGCTTAATTCTCCGTCAACACTTAAAGTATCGGGACCACGACCGACGAGCCTTTCAATGCCGTCAGCGCTCAATATTCTTTCGGCATCTAGCTGATGAACAAATGACCTTCCGGGAATTATCACTGCCTGTTTGATTTCACTCAAGTCCAATTTTTCTAAATCTTCTTTGGTAATCAGACAAGCTATCTCTTTTTCAACTGCAACAACATTGACGCTATCTGCTTCCAGTTTGTCGAATATTTTGGAAATGTACGGTTCTGCAATTTTGGAAGTTATTATTGTCGCTTCACCAGTGATGGGTTTTATAAATTGCAGGAATACCTCATTTTCATCATCTGCTATTGCGAATGGTCCTCCTGTTTCGGGGTCGCATAATGGTGTGCCGCTCACTCTGAATTTGTACTCTTTATTGATCTGTTTTACGAGTTCTGCAAATTCTTCAACCGGCTGGGATTCGATCCCTTTGATGATTGGCTCGTTGCCTAGGATTAATCCTTCATTGAATGTATTTGCAAATCTCATCAAAAGCATTCCTTTCGCTCCCCATTCTTCAAGGGAGTTGCAGGTTTGCCTTAACACGTCCCCATCGTTAACGCCGGGTATTATTACTGCAGCGCCGGTTAGATCGATATTTTCACAGAAGATTTTGCAGGCGTCAAGAGCCTCTTGGGGGTTCGGATCCTTGACCCATTCTTTTCTAAGTTTAGGGTCTGATGAAAAAATGGTAAATGAAACTTCTTTAACCCCATTATTTATCAGTCTTGAAGCCATTTGTGAATCGTTTATTCCTTTTCCGCAAGTGTATCCTAGGATGGACGGTATTGAAAATTGATTAAGATTTGCGGTTAGTGTCTCAAGATGAGGATAACAGCTTATATCTCCGCCACCGCTGATGTACGCGCTTATTTCGCCTCGACCCATATTCATCATCAAGGCACTTTGTACTTCGTTCATTACTTCAAAGGGTGATTTAAATTCACTTTGAGTTTCACTTATCCCCTTGCTGCATCTTTCACAGCCTATCCTGTTGGGTAAACAGTGTGCACAGCCAAAACTTTTAACTTCTTTTACCTTTCTGAAATAACAGTATTTACAAAAACCG from Methanobrevibacter sp. includes:
- a CDS encoding TIGR00269 family protein; the protein is MVKLNKEEFNEHIFTRINNLISDYELIKEDELIAVALSGGKDSVLTLHALKNYQNFLDFDLVAISVDEGIEGYRQHGIDSAVNNAKELGVELVQKSFKGEEGFALDDIYQDFKSACIPCGVFRRNILNKTAYELGAVKIATGHNLDDEIQSFLMSFARGDTVKFSKFGPELDVIHPKLVPRIKPLWNTPEKEVGMWAVLNDIDIHLDECPYSHLSLRAKIKEFLNVNEDKYPGIKSNVMESFQKILTFENDISTSLNECEVCGEPTSSDVCKACELKDLISQNCEGHI
- a CDS encoding calcium/sodium antiporter — encoded protein: MDASIIIQVVLLLVGFLFLIKGSDFFVDGASSIASLLKIPTIIVGLTIVALGTSAPEAAVSITSSLTGSNAMAVSNVIGSNLFNILMVIGLSALLGELLMEKEVLNKDLPFLVGITILFAAFIIIGWDISSIEGIILLIIMIAYIAYLVINSRKSKKSSEVEKPKYSLPKSIIFIIVGIVGIVLGGDLVVDSASNIAIAFGMSETLVGLTIVAVGTSLPELVTSLTALKKGENQLVIGNVIGSNIFNILFVLGASSAISAIPLDSSMLIDVIFMVFVTILCFIFGKTQSKFDKREGAILVAFFILYMAFAILRN
- a CDS encoding hemolysin family protein, with protein sequence MIGTTLEIIIILILIILTGYLSMAELAVVSIRKAKMQKYLEEGNKNAQIVFDLLEDPNEFLSTVQIGISLIGVLTGAFGGVTLAEPLSKYISFIPYSEPISVAIVVIVTTYLTLVIGEIVPKVIALNDPERVALKVAKSMVILSKISKPVSFVLAKSSSFLLWLMRIENKNNDLVTEEEIELMIQEGREDGTIEKEEEDIIKRVFKLDDQKVESIMTPRNEIIWIDLEDDREINKVKIIESRRSIFPIASGELDDFIGVVQAKDILSMMFTGEKFDVQKIVKEPLVVSEHLETLELLKEFKENQEYVHMSLVVDEFGSVEGLITLNDLLEGIVGDIPGIDEDDEPKAVQRDDGTWLIDGRYPIDRFKELFDFKDSLPDEEEDNYTTLAGLILSISGTIPDEEDKYECGRFIFEIIDMDGHQIDKVIVTDLGPEEDEEVE
- a CDS encoding DUF1922 domain-containing protein, yielding MYLIFRCDCGRVLYAKKGVATRKCVCGKTLKVKQRRIFKKVATREEASLAVQQMQDAIYGNTDFQLASDL
- a CDS encoding TraB/GumN family protein — translated: MKRECLTIIGTAHVSADSVDEVKDAIYEQHPEVVAIELDRGRYTRLKKEMAGIEEDDTISVTQIIKDNKVGLFLTTTLLGYFQSKIGADVDVKPGSEMIGAIEAAEDLEIPIALIDRDISTTLQRALNKMGFFEKAKFMFGLLASVLGFGDDEEVDIEELKNPDNLDDLMEMFKDEAPSVYEVLVHERDAYLAGRILQIPQDHVIAVVGAGHKPGIEKYLDNPETLPPFRDLEKIDEKKGIPWLKIFLALIPILFVVIFFLAYFNGINITWNIYDFIVISMIMGFVGSILSGSKIQSAIVGGLVAPLTIIHPLLAAGWFSGLTEAKYRKVRQRDIRNLAKVKSFRDLWNNNIFRILLVVIGTNLGVSIATLVILPSKVFIPLFMKIFGM
- the comB gene encoding 2-phosphosulfolactate phosphatase, giving the protein MKVTLSFETTISEDVSIMVDALRASTTITSAFNNFERVIPCSTPEEAFKLKEEFDGVIAGERNGEKIEGFDVGNSPESVEKYETEKKTLILTTTNGTRILENMNSKVLVGCLVNAKAAGEKSTEIANNHIDVVMAGVKGKFALEDFLSCGEILYWICQNLEEYEINDLAKAAIIASRDYNSLKAGFYNSRTGMRLAKLGYKKDIAYCCQKNICDNVAIYENNELKLIKD
- a CDS encoding methanogenesis marker 7 protein, with the translated sequence MYETLTFTGGVHKSEEIKELIEDLGGFILQESIQQMELVLNIAVPLEDVDKIEVKSKELLGKLSVAPMAGSEIAIVSPTLARHHLPHAACDISEYLREYGAKDNMIGLARGDGKGTSGITEEEKSLIEEHDIAIFALGSFENCIKEKSFLYDDITIPVIVTGAPDIDVEELPGADAYVGDLGRIPRRLRRGPDIRALDKLVETTEKILNDRKREMVLDPPLVPSIVVKNAIENQVREIKDVISPAPVTSQLDGVRVKLNYDKHADTIANVVIDGRKLSEIADIKKSFMYDYILVKINSESSLVEDSN
- the mmp10 gene encoding methyl coenzyme M reductase-arginine methyltransferase Mmp10 (Mmp10 (methanogenesis marker protein 10) is a cobalamin-requiring radical SAM methyltransferase that creates the methylarginine modification to methyl coenzyme M reductase.); translation: MQLVADVGGIPGKDCNGFCKYCYFRKVKEVKSFGCAHCLPNRIGCERCSKGISETQSEFKSPFEVMNEVQSALMMNMGRGEISAYISGGGDISCYPHLETLTANLNQFSIPSILGYTCGKGINDSQMASRLINNGVKEVSFTIFSSDPKLRKEWVKDPNPQEALDACKIFCENIDLTGAAVIIPGVNDGDVLRQTCNSLEEWGAKGMLLMRFANTFNEGLILGNEPIIKGIESQPVEEFAELVKQINKEYKFRVSGTPLCDPETGGPFAIADDENEVFLQFIKPITGEATIITSKIAEPYISKIFDKLEADSVNVVAVEKEIACLITKEDLEKLDLSEIKQAVIIPGRSFVHQLDAERILSADGIERLVGRGPDTLSVDGELSIDMTDENVIERELEQFNDLVDAINFFGMRIIK